The stretch of DNA TACAATCATGTTATTTAGAGACATGAGGCAAATACCAAGATAATTAACTAAGAAGAGGTGAATGTAGTTGCACTGCCTCCAGGAGGAAGATTCAAGACTGTCCCCTTCTCCAACAAACTTGGAGAACTATCTGACTTTAAAAATACACGGTTTTTTCCTTTGGTGGTATTACATATCTTCAGCACCAAGCAGGAATGATGCCTTTCACAAAGGTTGCTTAATGAAACAATATCGCTTCATTGGATTAGCAAATTCTCCATTCCAAAACAAGAGGAACTCAATTTCATAGAGTTGTAATAATCACAATATTACAGTAGTCTCATCAGTGATTGATTTGCAGCAAAAAGCaggtttagaagaaaaaaaaaacaacacaatttttcTTAATtggtacatttattaaaaatatagactaATGGTCCTGTGCTTAAATGTTGTTGTGGATGTGTGCTGGCTTCCATAAAACAGAACTAATCATAAGGAGCCCTTCAATATACTCCTGACAGAAGTAAAAAGGTCACTAGAAATGACTGACAAGACAGGGCCACTGCAGACATAATTCCCTTATATAATTAATAATTGCTAGAAAATGGAGTTTGACATTATTTACAATTATACCAACATCCATGGAGGCTGAGTATCACAGGCATAAGAAACGTGTTTTCGTGTTTCCCAAGTAGTTTTCTGTTTTAGCTATGAAGGTCAGTTACCACAACCAAACTTGTTCTTAACAAGCAGAAATTTTATGTCCATTCAACCAGAGTCTCTTACATCTTTCTGGGCCTATTCATTTGCAGAGTAGAAACTGTAACCAGGTTCTTCATATCATGCAGTCACATGTAACGTCCAATCTTTATATGCTGTCCAATTTCTTTAAGATAAAAggagctgaaagaaaaataaacaaactgagaaTTTGTTTTCATTAGCCCAAGTGACATTATGAAATTATAAGACTGGGAACAAATCTACAGGTTTagatcaatacatttttttaaaacaactgcaAGTGATGGCCAAGCCTCTGTCTGTACAACCCATCAAAAGGGACTCACTGTCTTTCAAGGTGGCCCATTCTAGTGTCATCCAGCTATGACTGACTAGAGTAAACCCAAACTTCTTTCAAATGACAATCCTTTACTCTTGTGATTTCACTGTCAAAGGCACAAAACTCTAGAAGAAACAAATTGgcatttattttacctttaaaaacgCATTTGAAAGAAGGCAGTGGGTGAGGGTGGAGACACACaatgaactaggacagtggtcggcaaactcattagtcaacagagcggcaagcatgtggctcgcaagccgtggtttgctgaccactgaactaggacAACCAGAAAAGCCAATcacacattttttgttgttgttaatcatcacctgatATTTTTTTcgttgatttttttagagtggaagggggagggagggagagagatggagagagacagagacagacacacacacacacacacacacacacacacacacacatcgattggttgccttccgcatgtgcccccaccagggctggggattggaCTTACAactcagatatgtgcccttgacaggaatcgaacctgagaccctttggtgctggggccgacgctctaaccactgagcacaccagccagggctagtcaCACATTTTGATTCCCCTACCAATTAGCTATGCCAGACCACATATGATACAGCCCTACTTCAATTATAAGGGTCCATATTAGGATAGTGTAGGTAGAAATGTCCAGAAAATTAGTAAGTGTTGTCATAAGGATCTAAAGAATATTACTGTTCTGTGTAAAAGTGCTATGGccaaaataagcacatgaaaagatgctcaacaaaaCTAATCATCATggcaatgcaaattaaaactacaaggGGATACCACCTCACATCTATTACAAtggctaccataaaaaaaaaactggtggcaggatgtggaaaaattgggaCCTTTGTGgtcactgttggtggaaatgtaaaaatgGTTATAGCTGCTGTGGAACAcaatggtggttcctcaaaaaattaaaaatagagataagCAAAATATGGTATActatggaatatcattcagcttcaaaaaggaaggaaattatgaacatatgctacaacatagattGACCTTAGGACATCAaactaagtggaataagccaattacaaaaaataaaaaataagtactgtatgattctacttatatgggATACTTAAAGAGTTCTGGagagtgccctggccggtgtgctcaatggttagaacatCGGACCCATACactaagggttgtgggtttgattcttggtcaagggcacgtacctgaattgcaggttccatccctggccctggtgggggcatgtgcaggaggaaaccaatatatgtgtctcttctttttttaaaaaaaatatttttttttattgacttgagagaggaagggagagagaaacatccatgatgagagagaaccactgatcggctgcctcctgcacaccccctactggggatctagccctcaaccccagcatgtgccctaatcaggaatctaactgtgacctcctggctcacaggtcgacactcaaccactgagccacaccagcttggcttgatgtgtctctctttcacattgatatttctctctttctccatccctctcacccttccccctctctaaaaatcaatggaaaaaatatcctcgggtgaggattaacagagttctggagatggatgatgatggttgcacaatattatgaatgtatttaataccacgacactgtacatttaaaaaatagttaagatggtaagttttattttatgtgcCTTTTACCATCTTTAAAAATTTGGGGGAAAAGAGCTATGATGAAAAAAGCTGTCAGAATCTTTTCTCAGTACTCATACTAAAATAttaaagcattttattattatcaaaCTGAAGACAGTGAGATCGGTCAGAAACTGGCAGCTGTCTGTCATCTTTTCTACTAAttcttatcagaaaaaaaaaaattcatcaagtgaatggataaacaaaatgtggtatatccatacagtggaatctTATTCAGCAATGaacaggaaggaaataacaatacatggaaggaaataatacatgctacaatatggacgAACCTCgaaaacattatgcaaagtgaaataagccagatacaaaagatcATGTATTGTGTAGATTAGCGGTTGccaaaggctgggggaggggttaaATGAGGAATGATAGCTAAGGGCATGGAGTTTcttttaaagggaaagaaaatgttctgaaatagaTTGTGgcgatggttgtacaactctgacTACACTAAGAaaccactaaattgtacactttaaaatgggttaattgtataatatgctaattgtatttcaatttaaaaagtgataatacAGAACGGTATTCTGTATGTTGTTTTAAAACGGTCTCATGTCAAATACAAAGGTCATTGAGAAGAAGCAAATATTTTACTGGCAGCTAAATCAACAAAAGATGGTTGTGGAGGAAATAAGTTGGGAGCCGCAAAAAGCTGTTGAAGAAGGTGATTTACATTACTTGGGAGTTTCTGTTCACCAGGGCTCCCTCTCCCCGAAAACAGAGTAATACCACCAACAGTGAAAGGGACACCTGGCGTCAGTGAGCTCTGGGCTAGGCCCGACATGAGTTTCTACAGGATGACCTTGGTATGGCCTTCGTTTACCTGAATCGTCCCAGCTTCTCCATCCAGACCTGACAGCAATATAATACAAGGAGCAATGAAGAGTACTGAACTGAGAACGAGATGGGAGCAAGTCACTTCCGAGATTTCTATCTAAAACCAGAGACGTCAACTCTAGTTCTAATATTCAGGGCCCCTGCAACTGAATATATTTTGCATaagcctcccccccctcccccgaaagTCGAGTTCAAATTAATAAATGGGGTACACAGAATctcaggccccgcctccctcAAAACGTTAAAGTCAAGACCAGATAATGCAAACAAGTTTCTGCCAACTATAAAATCAAATAAACCTTCAGGTATTATCATTAAATCCTATAGACTCACACCCTTTTcttctcactcccccccccccaaacaatcTTTACGTACAAATAAGCaaaactttttgttttgtgtttttaaaaatatataattttattgattttttacagagaggaagggagaaggctagagaattagaaacatcaatgagagagaaacatcaatcagctgcctcctgcacactccctactggggatgtgcccacaaccaaggcacatgcccttgaccagaatcgaacctgggacccttgagtccacaggccgacactctatccactgagctaaaccggttagggctaagcaAAACTTTTTGGATAACAAGGTCAGCAATGAAGTAAGAAATCCTGATACTGAGTTAAGAGGTCTGGATTCCAGGTCAAGATCACTCACTGAATTGCTGAATGACCTTGGACCAGACATTCCTCTACTGCAGATCTCAGTTTCTGTCTGCAAAACGAGGGAGTTGCTCTAGGTTATAACCCTGGAAGCGAATTCAAATGCTTCTAAAGCAGCGCGAGGCTGGGCGATTAACCACGCAGTCCGGGCCACCGCGTGCAGCTCAGTACCCCGACTCTGAGCGGCAGACTCCAAATCGCGCATGCGCCCGCGGCCCTGTCCCTTGCTCCCTGCGGCCGCTGAACTCAGTCCAAGGGCCCCCGAAGGTTCATAGAACCAGAGCTGGGCGGTCTCACTACTACAGCCTGGAAGGGCACTTACTGACTCGCAGCAGGGCCACATAGATGAGGAAGTTCCGTATGGAGGAGATCACATCCTCGCGCATCTTCCGTTTCATCTCCTCGGGGTCCAGCTTCGGCGCGAGGCCCTCGATACGGAACATCGCGGCTCTGCCTCACCGGCTTCCCCCAGCCGCGCTGTGCTCTTCTCAGCCGCAGCCTCGCGCCCGGAAATAAGCTCAACCACACTTCCGGTTCCCGCCCCTTATGTTCCAGCGCGGCAACGGGAGCCTGCGAGGGACAATCCTCGTCCTAACCTAGAGGTTCTCAAGGGGGCTGCCGAAAGGGGGCGGCCGCA from Eptesicus fuscus isolate TK198812 chromosome 15, DD_ASM_mEF_20220401, whole genome shotgun sequence encodes:
- the TOMM5 gene encoding mitochondrial import receptor subunit TOM5 homolog; translation: MFRIEGLAPKLDPEEMKRKMREDVISSIRNFLIYVALLRVTPFILKKLDSI